The following proteins come from a genomic window of unidentified bacterial endosymbiont:
- a CDS encoding DUF6362 family protein yields the protein MPPWTIEQIAIRFEQAAQVARCLPTPRAKGFTGCWELILQQKSLPEGSEDSNHYHQPPPEAVELMLESCRWVVGLATEQRKLIWLRAKGYSWRHIAERVGCHRVTAKQRWQHVLNCVVQQLNNSAPPPNNQ from the coding sequence ATGCCGCCATGGACCATTGAGCAGATAGCCATACGATTCGAACAGGCCGCCCAAGTAGCACGCTGTTTACCCACCCCACGCGCCAAAGGATTCACCGGCTGTTGGGAGTTGATTTTACAGCAAAAAAGCTTACCAGAGGGGAGCGAAGACTCCAATCACTATCACCAGCCGCCCCCGGAGGCGGTGGAGCTGATGCTAGAGAGCTGCCGCTGGGTGGTGGGGTTGGCGACCGAGCAACGTAAACTGATCTGGCTGCGAGCTAAGGGCTACTCCTGGCGCCACATCGCAGAGCGGGTGGGGTGTCACCGCGTGACCGCTAAACAGCGTTGGCAGCACGTCCTGAACTGTGTAGTGCAACAGCTCAACAACAGTGCCCCCCCCCCGAACAACCAGTAA